Proteins encoded by one window of Longimicrobium sp.:
- a CDS encoding heparan-alpha-glucosaminide N-acetyltransferase domain-containing protein, with protein MSETLAPPVAAPAPTPAPVSGPSAPGRLQSLDVFRGITVAGMLLVNNPGTWSAIYPPLAHAEWHGWTPTDLIFPFFLFIVGVAMAFSLLPAAERGTPRGELMRKSLVRGIKLFGLGLLLAAFPFYNLDLAHLRIPGVLQRIGVAFVAASALVLFLKPRAQAWATAALLLGYWAAMRLIPVPGYGAGDLGKDGNFAAYVDRAIIGTDHMWKSAKTWDPEGIFSTLPAIATVMLGVFAGRWLRSARPPAEKATGMFFAGNVALVAGLIWHAAFPINKNLWTSSYVVFTAGMALNFLAMCYWTVDVRGYQRWARPFLVFGVNAIAAFFLSGIMARILGLVKLPATPEPVALKTWIFDNAFASWLSPVNASLAFALCFVLFWIGVMEVLYRRRIFFKV; from the coding sequence ATGTCCGAGACGCTCGCCCCGCCCGTCGCCGCGCCCGCACCCACCCCTGCACCCGTCTCCGGCCCCTCCGCGCCGGGGCGGCTCCAATCGCTGGACGTCTTCCGGGGGATTACGGTGGCGGGGATGCTCCTGGTGAACAACCCGGGGACGTGGAGCGCGATCTATCCGCCGCTTGCGCACGCGGAGTGGCACGGGTGGACGCCCACCGACCTGATCTTCCCCTTCTTCCTCTTCATCGTCGGCGTGGCGATGGCGTTCTCGCTGCTCCCGGCGGCGGAGCGGGGGACGCCGCGCGGCGAGCTGATGAGGAAGTCACTGGTGCGCGGGATCAAGCTGTTTGGGCTGGGGCTCCTGCTGGCGGCCTTTCCCTTCTACAACCTGGACCTGGCGCACCTGCGCATCCCCGGCGTCCTGCAGCGGATCGGGGTGGCGTTCGTGGCGGCGTCGGCGCTGGTGCTCTTTCTCAAGCCGCGCGCGCAGGCCTGGGCGACGGCCGCGCTCCTGCTGGGGTACTGGGCGGCGATGCGCCTGATCCCCGTCCCCGGCTACGGGGCGGGCGACCTGGGCAAGGACGGCAACTTCGCGGCGTACGTGGACCGGGCCATCATCGGCACCGACCACATGTGGAAGTCGGCGAAGACGTGGGACCCTGAAGGGATCTTCAGCACCCTGCCCGCCATCGCCACGGTGATGCTGGGGGTATTCGCGGGGCGATGGCTGCGCTCCGCCCGCCCGCCGGCCGAGAAGGCGACGGGGATGTTCTTTGCGGGGAACGTGGCGCTGGTGGCGGGGCTGATCTGGCACGCCGCCTTCCCCATCAACAAGAACCTGTGGACCAGCTCGTACGTGGTCTTCACGGCGGGGATGGCGCTGAACTTCCTGGCGATGTGCTACTGGACGGTGGACGTGCGCGGCTACCAGCGGTGGGCGCGCCCCTTTCTGGTCTTCGGCGTGAACGCCATCGCCGCCTTCTTCCTGTCGGGCATCATGGCGCGCATTCTCGGCCTGGTGAAGCTCCCCGCCACCCCCGAGCCGGTCGCGCTGAAGACATGGATCTTCGACAACGCCTTCGCCTCCTGGCTCTCCCCCGTCAACGCCTCGCTCGCCTTCGCCCTCTGCTTCGTCCTCTTCTGGATCGGCGTGATGGAGGTGCTTTACAGGCGGCGGATCTTCTTCAAGGTTTGA
- a CDS encoding NAD(P)H-binding protein, which translates to MSAPRSPRAAVLLGATGLVGGHCLDLLLGDSEYGRVTVLGRRASGRAHARLDEHTGDVERLLDGQAPAFGGADVFCCLGTTIRAAGSQEAFRRVDHDIPVHAARVASGAGSRHFLLVSAAGADAGSRVFYNRVKGETEAAIAGFPFAGVALLRPSLLLGTRAERRPAEALAQKVAPLLSPLLRARLRKYRAIHAATVAAALVRLAKEGVRGTVVVESDQIERLGR; encoded by the coding sequence ATGAGTGCTCCCCGTTCCCCGCGCGCCGCCGTCCTGCTGGGGGCGACGGGGCTGGTGGGCGGGCACTGCCTGGATCTGCTGCTGGGCGATTCGGAGTATGGGCGAGTGACGGTTCTGGGACGGCGGGCGAGTGGGCGGGCGCACGCCAGGCTGGACGAACACACTGGAGATGTGGAGCGGCTGCTGGACGGGCAGGCGCCGGCGTTCGGCGGGGCGGACGTGTTCTGCTGCCTGGGAACCACCATCCGCGCCGCGGGGTCACAGGAGGCGTTCCGGCGCGTGGACCACGACATTCCCGTGCACGCCGCGCGAGTGGCGTCGGGGGCGGGCTCGCGCCACTTTCTCCTGGTCTCCGCGGCGGGGGCGGATGCGGGGTCGCGCGTCTTCTACAATCGCGTAAAGGGGGAGACGGAGGCGGCGATCGCGGGGTTTCCCTTCGCGGGGGTGGCGCTGCTTCGGCCCTCGCTCCTCCTGGGGACGCGCGCGGAGAGGCGCCCGGCGGAGGCGCTGGCGCAGAAGGTGGCGCCGCTCCTCTCACCCTTGCTGCGGGCTAGATTGCGGAAGTACCGCGCGATCCACGCGGCGACGGTGGCCGCGGCGCTGGTGCGGCTGGCGAAGGAAGGGGTGCGCGGCACCGTCGTCGTGGAGTCAGACCAGATCGAGCGGCTCGGCCGCTGA
- a CDS encoding type II toxin-antitoxin system VapC family toxin: MPDMPAAPLLLDTHVWIWVMEGRTDEVPSTVLDAVERAQTDGRVWVSAISVWEVGMLEAKGRLTLSRGIQDWVRRALGVPGVRLAELSPEVALDSSSLPGTVHGDPADRILIATARDLGATLVTRDRSIISYGEQGLLAVLDASP; the protein is encoded by the coding sequence ATGCCTGACATGCCCGCCGCTCCGCTTCTCCTCGATACCCACGTTTGGATCTGGGTGATGGAAGGGCGCACGGACGAGGTTCCATCTACGGTGCTGGATGCTGTGGAACGGGCGCAGACCGACGGGCGGGTCTGGGTGTCCGCGATCTCAGTGTGGGAAGTTGGGATGCTCGAGGCGAAAGGGCGGCTCACGCTTTCCCGTGGGATACAGGACTGGGTGCGGCGCGCGCTTGGTGTCCCTGGCGTGCGACTGGCGGAACTCTCGCCCGAGGTAGCACTCGACAGCAGTTCTCTTCCTGGGACCGTGCACGGCGATCCGGCGGACCGCATCCTGATCGCGACCGCGCGAGATCTGGGTGCGACGCTAGTCACTCGTGACAGGAGCATCATCAGCTACGGCGAGCAAGGTTTGCTCGCCGTTCTCGACGCGTCGCCATGA
- a CDS encoding type II toxin-antitoxin system Phd/YefM family antitoxin has translation MYEPKKRPRQSVREIAPPYAANEAGWVPAGDFKTHCLQLIEQVRQERGEVVITRYGRPVAKLVPFEESPVSMVGYLAGSVTAYGDLISPIDEEWDADA, from the coding sequence ATGTACGAGCCGAAGAAGCGTCCGCGCCAGAGTGTCCGCGAGATTGCACCGCCCTACGCCGCGAATGAGGCCGGTTGGGTGCCCGCGGGAGACTTCAAAACGCACTGTCTGCAGCTTATCGAACAGGTGAGGCAGGAACGCGGGGAAGTGGTAATCACACGGTACGGACGCCCTGTAGCCAAGCTCGTTCCGTTTGAAGAATCCCCCGTATCCATGGTCGGATACCTGGCCGGGAGCGTCACGGCGTACGGGGATCTCATCTCTCCGATCGACGAGGAGTGGGACGCGGATGCCTGA
- a CDS encoding transglycosylase SLT domain-containing protein, translating into MNRRQSYILAAAMLLVLPLIWAATRLTGRDPRTETTEAAAQVTAARGPIQSAPTPAEAAAAYGVDLPADVLRLLREGRHWRASRRLRELVKADSDPELVLVAARANAAWGAWGAVRSLLDGKPWLDSAGGGDGWYLLGRAREDQRRWAEAADAYERYLRAHPARGAPQAERTVAELRHGLVLLRAGRAEEGVAALGRMGPGSSAAAGWAALLAAEALAPAGDTARVRRFVSSAAQVPSGRAAGAVVEAYIRARDPRSGRERVLALGAQAGSEPDRAAIRAAAGRAAAAAGDADAARQDFRAALAAAPTSAGAGEAGEGIERIGGLTPADRMALAETWLGRGAPDRAAGQFRAWLAAGAGIPAERDAVQLRMGRALFAAGRYADAATALVPITRAAAPTGPLALYFLGRARLRGAPGSARAAFAELASRFPNAPEAADGLYLMADLDDDAGRDAAALAAYRQVMERHPSSPRAALASMRVGGAALLGGDAAGAARLWDGLRAHTRETEGWAQATYWAGRAHQAAGNAAGARERWAELRTRAPVSYYTVLAARRLNTPYWPAALDPAPPVNRDLATRMADALSAADLLREAGMHTDADAEVDRVVRSAPEDVPTRYALGEALAARGWTVHGVRIARALEAKGEKPNARLLRILYPLQYRPIIEAESRERGLDPFLVAALTRQESVFRARARSPVGALGLMQVMPGTGRGLAAGAGIRGWDTEMLYNPEINVHLGIRYLAAQIRAYDRNLPYVFSAYNAGPGRVARWRRFPEARDPELFTERIPFEETRDYVKILTRNIALYRGLYGE; encoded by the coding sequence ATGAACCGTCGCCAGAGCTACATCCTCGCCGCAGCGATGCTCCTCGTGCTCCCGCTGATCTGGGCGGCCACGCGGCTGACCGGGCGGGACCCGCGCACCGAGACGACCGAGGCGGCAGCCCAGGTGACGGCGGCACGCGGACCCATCCAGAGCGCGCCGACCCCCGCCGAAGCCGCGGCGGCGTACGGCGTCGATCTTCCCGCCGACGTCCTCCGGCTGCTGCGCGAGGGGCGCCACTGGCGGGCGTCGCGGCGGCTGCGGGAGCTGGTGAAGGCGGACTCGGACCCGGAGCTCGTGCTGGTGGCGGCGCGCGCCAACGCCGCATGGGGCGCATGGGGCGCGGTTCGCTCGCTGCTGGACGGCAAGCCGTGGCTGGACTCTGCCGGCGGCGGCGACGGGTGGTACCTGCTGGGCCGCGCGCGCGAGGATCAGCGCCGCTGGGCAGAGGCGGCCGACGCCTACGAGCGCTACTTGCGCGCCCACCCCGCGCGAGGCGCGCCGCAGGCCGAACGCACCGTCGCGGAGCTGCGGCACGGACTCGTGCTGCTTCGCGCGGGGCGGGCGGAGGAAGGGGTGGCGGCGCTGGGGCGGATGGGGCCCGGCTCCTCCGCCGCGGCGGGGTGGGCGGCGCTCCTGGCCGCGGAAGCGCTCGCCCCCGCGGGAGACACGGCGCGCGTGCGGCGCTTCGTCTCTTCGGCGGCCCAGGTGCCGTCCGGGCGCGCGGCGGGCGCGGTGGTGGAGGCGTACATCCGTGCGCGCGATCCGCGGTCGGGGCGCGAACGGGTGCTCGCGCTTGGAGCGCAGGCGGGCTCGGAGCCGGACCGGGCCGCGATCCGCGCCGCCGCCGGCCGCGCCGCCGCCGCCGCCGGCGATGCGGATGCCGCGCGCCAGGACTTCCGCGCGGCGCTGGCGGCGGCGCCCACCAGCGCGGGCGCGGGTGAGGCGGGCGAGGGGATCGAGCGGATCGGCGGCCTCACGCCCGCGGACCGGATGGCGCTCGCGGAGACCTGGCTGGGGCGCGGCGCACCGGACCGGGCGGCGGGCCAGTTCCGCGCCTGGCTCGCGGCCGGCGCGGGCATCCCGGCCGAGCGCGACGCGGTGCAGCTTCGAATGGGCCGAGCGCTCTTCGCCGCGGGCCGCTACGCCGACGCCGCCACGGCGCTGGTTCCCATCACGCGCGCCGCGGCGCCTACCGGGCCGCTGGCGCTGTACTTCCTCGGGCGCGCGCGGCTGCGCGGTGCGCCGGGGAGCGCGCGCGCCGCGTTCGCCGAGCTGGCGTCCCGCTTCCCGAACGCGCCCGAGGCCGCCGACGGTCTCTATCTGATGGCCGACCTGGACGACGATGCCGGCCGCGACGCCGCGGCGCTCGCGGCCTACCGGCAGGTGATGGAGCGGCATCCATCGAGCCCGCGCGCGGCGCTGGCGTCCATGCGCGTGGGCGGCGCGGCGCTCCTGGGCGGCGATGCGGCCGGAGCGGCGCGGCTGTGGGACGGCCTGCGCGCGCACACCCGCGAGACGGAGGGGTGGGCGCAGGCGACGTACTGGGCGGGGCGCGCGCACCAGGCCGCCGGGAACGCCGCCGGCGCGCGGGAGCGCTGGGCCGAGCTCCGCACCCGCGCCCCGGTCTCGTACTACACGGTGCTCGCCGCGCGGCGGCTGAACACGCCATACTGGCCCGCCGCGCTCGACCCGGCCCCCCCGGTCAACCGCGACCTCGCCACGCGCATGGCCGACGCCCTCTCCGCCGCCGACCTCCTCCGCGAGGCCGGGATGCACACCGATGCGGACGCGGAGGTCGATCGCGTGGTGCGCTCCGCCCCCGAGGACGTCCCCACGCGCTACGCCCTGGGGGAGGCGCTGGCGGCGCGCGGATGGACGGTGCACGGGGTGCGGATCGCGCGGGCGCTGGAGGCGAAGGGCGAGAAGCCGAATGCGCGCCTCCTGCGCATCCTCTATCCCCTCCAGTACCGCCCGATCATCGAGGCGGAGTCGCGCGAGCGCGGGCTGGATCCGTTCCTGGTGGCGGCGCTCACGCGGCAGGAGTCGGTCTTCAGGGCGCGGGCGCGCTCGCCCGTCGGCGCGCTCGGCCTGATGCAGGTGATGCCGGGCACGGGGCGCGGCCTGGCCGCCGGCGCGGGGATCCGCGGGTGGGACACGGAGATGCTCTACAACCCGGAAATCAACGTCCACCTGGGCATCCGCTACCTGGCGGCGCAGATCCGCGCTTACGACCGCAACCTCCCGTACGTCTTCTCGGCGTACAACGCGGGGCCGGGGCGTGTGGCGCGCTGGCGGCGCTTCCCCGAGGCGCGCGACCCGGAGCTGTTCACCGAGCGCATCCCCTTCGAGGAGACGCGCGATTACGTGAAGATCCTCACCCGCAACATCGCGCTCTACCGCGGGCTGTACGGCGAGTGA
- a CDS encoding DUF1622 domain-containing protein, producing MEHEGAFGAAEQFVQNGVEWLRLGVESIGALVIAAGIVAAIVRAANLWRRGAPRAYTALRLTLAHYLAVALEFQLAADILSTAVAPTWERIGKLAAVAVIRTGLNYFLAKEMAAEEAHLQRRAADGTPEELRTTP from the coding sequence ATGGAGCACGAAGGAGCGTTCGGCGCCGCCGAGCAGTTCGTGCAGAACGGGGTGGAGTGGCTGCGCCTCGGCGTGGAGTCGATCGGCGCGCTGGTGATCGCGGCGGGGATCGTCGCGGCCATCGTCAGGGCCGCGAACCTCTGGCGCAGGGGCGCGCCGCGCGCATACACGGCCCTGCGGCTGACGCTGGCGCACTACCTGGCCGTCGCGCTCGAGTTCCAGCTCGCCGCCGACATCCTCTCCACCGCCGTCGCGCCCACCTGGGAGCGGATTGGGAAGCTGGCCGCCGTCGCCGTCATCCGCACGGGCCTCAACTACTTCCTCGCCAAGGAGATGGCGGCAGAGGAAGCGCACCTCCAGCGCCGCGCGGCGGACGGAACGCCGGAGGAGCTGCGGACGACGCCGTGA
- a CDS encoding DUF5677 domain-containing protein, translating to MDESNSHRDQVTTFEIAGGIGQADMFARAHPASLEGPGKAWDLAKTVIDHGGFMLLTVNDISAEHTIRDSVMAALLRRTLITAEGVRLLIANGLEESAFALMRTLVELKLNAKLLRSDPSDNLAHRLAAYHFLHGMRQQQRVLDNADTRAMLKRGTANDFDWTINTAKRLRAFFESENFDNVREASKTHQHWHGKKNIEEAFECVGSISDYLQIYSLFSPFVHAANPEADFADVIDGKPALKPLVQRDPSMTIHLLGGLVLTTLEILRLFIDSKEGAKYDDTVKVTDSATGESFMISGISALEFEAATLFEPFFNRKAESRTSSSGTSE from the coding sequence ATGGATGAATCAAATTCCCACCGGGACCAAGTTACGACGTTCGAGATCGCTGGAGGGATCGGCCAAGCTGATATGTTTGCACGTGCTCACCCGGCTTCGCTCGAGGGCCCAGGCAAAGCCTGGGACCTGGCCAAAACAGTGATTGATCACGGTGGGTTCATGTTGTTGACAGTTAATGACATCAGCGCGGAGCACACCATCCGCGATTCTGTGATGGCCGCTCTCCTCAGAAGAACTCTGATCACAGCGGAGGGTGTACGCCTGCTAATCGCCAACGGCTTGGAGGAGTCCGCTTTTGCTTTAATGCGAACCCTAGTCGAACTAAAACTGAACGCTAAGCTCCTCAGGTCTGACCCGTCCGACAACCTCGCCCACCGTCTCGCGGCTTACCACTTCCTTCATGGAATGCGTCAACAGCAGCGTGTTTTGGACAATGCAGACACGCGTGCCATGTTGAAGCGAGGCACTGCAAACGATTTCGACTGGACCATCAATACTGCAAAGCGTCTCCGAGCCTTCTTCGAATCCGAGAACTTTGACAACGTGCGTGAGGCGTCGAAAACTCACCAGCACTGGCATGGGAAAAAGAATATTGAGGAGGCATTTGAGTGTGTTGGTAGCATATCAGACTACCTTCAAATATACAGCTTATTCTCGCCATTTGTTCACGCCGCTAATCCGGAAGCCGACTTTGCAGACGTGATTGACGGGAAGCCGGCTTTGAAACCTTTGGTACAGCGTGACCCATCCATGACAATTCACCTACTGGGGGGCCTTGTTCTCACCACTCTGGAGATCTTAAGACTATTCATCGACAGCAAAGAGGGTGCGAAGTACGACGACACCGTGAAAGTGACGGATTCCGCGACGGGTGAATCATTTATGATCAGTGGGATTTCCGCATTAGAGTTCGAAGCGGCGACGCTGTTCGAACCCTTCTTCAATCGAAAGGCAGAATCTCGAACCTCCTCGAGTGGTACCAGCGAATGA